CTGGATGACGGCATTGCGGTTCGCGTTACGCCGGCCGATGCCTTGGGAGTCCCTGGTGCGAGCAGCCAACGTCGAGTTCCGGCGGCGGCGATATCACATCCAGGAGGACAAAAAATCGCTTCCAGACGAACTGCGCGAGCTGTTGGGCGAAGAAGCCGAGAGTGTCTTGAAGTCGCCGCAGCCGGCGATAGCTCTCCTTGATATGCAATTGGCTCAGGTCAACGGGCTGCTCAAAAGTACTAGCATCCCACCGCAGATATATTCTGAACTTACGAAGCTCTTGCGTGACTTCCATGACCAACAGGCGCGTTGCGATCGCATCAAGAACAATCCTTACCCCCGGCAATACGCGATCATCAGCTCGATATTCATGACTATCTTCTGCACCTTGCTGCCGTTTGGAATCGTCCCGGTCTTTGCGGAAATGGGCAAATTGGGTGGCTTTCTCAGCTCTATCGCGATCTGGCTAACGATCCCATTCAGTGCGCTTCTTGGATGGGTGTACATGTCCCTCGACCTGGTCGGCGAGAGCAGTGCCAATCCGTTTGAGGGCAACGCCAATGACGTGCCCATCTCCCAAATCTGCAGGGATATCGAGATCGAGTTGCGGAGGGGCCTTGGAGAAGGCAACCTGCCAAGCGCGCTGCGACCGGTCAATGATATCGCGACCTGAGCAACCGCCCGGCGCAATCGGGCCCGACATGGTTCGGTGCGGAACGCCTTTTAGATAACCCCGCGAGACTCCGATGAGACTGTCGACCTGCGGCTCACATCAACCGCCTGTCGATGCTCCACAGTTGGAGAGTATTGCCCGGCATCCTCTCGCTTAGGCGGCCGCGCGCGCGACCACCCGGTTGCGGCCGGCCGCCTTGGCTTCGTAGAGCGCCTGATCCGCCGCCTCGACGAGATCGGGCCAACTGCCATCGGCAGGCGCCATTGCTGCTACGCCGAAGCTCGCGGTGACGTTGAGGGTCGCGCCGGTATCGAGCGAAAAGGGCGCGGCAAGGAAGGCGCTGCGTAGACGCTCGGCGATCTGGTCAGGCTGCGCTGTGGGATCGGTCAGCAGGATGGCGAATTCCTCGCCGCCGAAACGGGCGATGACGTCTGTCGGTCGTAAGGCCGCCTGCAACCGACGGGCGGTTTCCTTCAGTACCTCGTCGCCGGCGATATGGCCGTAATTGTCGTTGATCCGCTTGAAATGGTCGATGTCGAGCAGGATCAATGGCAGCGGTTGCTGCTCGGATCGCGCAGCCAGCATGCTCGCGGCGCGTTGTTCCAGGGCGCCGCGGTTCAGTATCCCGGTCAAACCGTCCGTTTCCGCCAGCTGCCGCAACTGGGCCGTCAGCTTGAGCTTTTCCCGATCGAGGGCGTCACGCTCCGTCAGCTTGCTGCGCAAGGCATCGAGCGCGTCGAAAAGGCTGCTGATTTCGCTGGGCGTTTTGCGCGTCGCATAGGAGGCGCCGGTCTTGCCAGCGGCCATGTCCATGACGGCGTCACGCGCCGAAAGCAGCGGACGGAACAGCAATGTCTGGCTGGCGATGACGAGGATGAGTTCGAGAAGCAGGGCGATCAGGGTGATGGCGCTGATGATGATCAGGACCCGGTGCGCATGCTCGCCGTCGGCTTTAACCTTCACCATGGCGGTATCGAGGTATAGGTCGCGCAGCCGTTCAAGTGAGGCGAAGGTCGGCACGATCTGGTTCGTGAAGGTGATCGTGTCGAAGCCGTAATTGCCGTCCTCGCCTGTGCCCAGGAGCTCGCGGTAGATCGCCATGCCCTTGCCGAAGAAATCCTCGACCACGGCGCGGCGCGTCGCCGCGATCTGCGGGTTGGTGTTCGTGCCGGTCTGCTGTTCGACCAGCTGCCAGAAGCCGAGCACGCGGCCATAGGCGATATCATGTGCCGAGCGGTGCTCGGGGCCGATCGGCGTGCGCGCCGCGATCGAGGCGACGAAGTTGGAGCCCATGCGCCCGACCTGCTCGCGGATATCGCTCAGCATTCGGGCGACCAGCGCGGTGCCGATCAGATGGTCGGATTCGGCGGTGTTGAAATCGCTGATCGCGGCATCGACCAGCGCTTGCGCCGTGTCGACGACGCCGAACATGGTCAGGACGACTTTGTGGAAGTCCTGCGGCCTGCGCGCCCGCAAGGGCTGCCTGTCGAGGGCGTTGATCAGTTGGCGGGCCTCGGTCAGCGACCGCCTCGTCTCGGCCAGCTGTTGCGAAAAGCCGGCGATCGGGGATAGCCGATCCAGTGCGGCATCGGTGTTCGCTCGGAACGTGATCAGGCGCCTGCGCGAGGCGCTGTCGGTGCTGGGCTCCTCGCCAAGCACGCTGTTGACCGGGCCGCGCTCGGCCGAGAGGCGGTTCACGGCACGCATCACCAGCTGGAAGCGCTCGAGCCGTGTCTCGCTGAGCCGGGTCGCCTGGAGTTCCCTCTAATAGGTCGAGATCAGGATCGCGCCGAGAACCACCGAGCAGCCGAGGATCACCGCGAGGGCCGCCCAGAACCGGTAACTGAGACTGCGATGCTTCGACATAGGCATTACCGGAAGAGGAGTCGGCGCTGGCCGGCCGTCGGGGAAACGCCCCGGCGTTGCGTGCCGTAAAGCCAGAGCGCTTGGTCATCGGAGCTGCGGGGCTGCGCAGGGCACATCGCAGGTGTGCAGCGCTTTCCTTAACATTCCGCTACGGCAGTATTGGCGCCGGCAAGCGGTGCGTTCGTTGCTGCGGCCGAGGCTAGAAGCCGCAGGTTTGCTCGATCGAGATGACCGTCAGCACGAAATGGTCGAGACTTGCGAGGAGGCCGGGCGTCTCGTCCGCCATCCTTTCAGCTCGCCAGCACCCGCTGCGGCGGGAAGGTGACTTCGACCAGCGTGCCTTCCTTCTTGACACTGGTGATGGTCAGCGCCGCCCGGTTGGCTTCGACCAGTGCCTTGGTCAATGGCAGGCCGAGGCCGGTGCCGCCGGATCTGCGCGTCGTCGGCACCTGCCGGAACGGCTCTAGCGCCAGCTTGATCTCGTCATCGTCCATGCCGATGCCGGTGTCGCGCACCCGCAGGATCGCCTCGCCCTGGTCGCCGAGCGCGGTCGAGACGATCACCTGCCCGCCGGCATCGGTGAACTTCACCGCATTGGAAAGCAGGTTGATCACGATCTGGCGCAGCGAGCGCTCGTCGG
This sequence is a window from Bosea vestrisii. Protein-coding genes within it:
- a CDS encoding bestrophin family protein translates to MVVVSALAVAAYRFPGTSGFSVPWSIVLVLGTTVSLVAGFKNSQVFTRANEALQAFSQITASSRMWSSFCRDFTDTSTATQLIYRHIAWMTALRFALRRPMPWESLVRAANVEFRRRRYHIQEDKKSLPDELRELLGEEAESVLKSPQPAIALLDMQLAQVNGLLKSTSIPPQIYSELTKLLRDFHDQQARCDRIKNNPYPRQYAIISSIFMTIFCTLLPFGIVPVFAEMGKLGGFLSSIAIWLTIPFSALLGWVYMSLDLVGESSANPFEGNANDVPISQICRDIEIELRRGLGEGNLPSALRPVNDIAT
- a CDS encoding GGDEF domain-containing protein; this encodes MNRLSAERGPVNSVLGEEPSTDSASRRRLITFRANTDAALDRLSPIAGFSQQLAETRRSLTEARQLINALDRQPLRARRPQDFHKVVLTMFGVVDTAQALVDAAISDFNTAESDHLIGTALVARMLSDIREQVGRMGSNFVASIAARTPIGPEHRSAHDIAYGRVLGFWQLVEQQTGTNTNPQIAATRRAVVEDFFGKGMAIYRELLGTGEDGNYGFDTITFTNQIVPTFASLERLRDLYLDTAMVKVKADGEHAHRVLIIISAITLIALLLELILVIASQTLLFRPLLSARDAVMDMAAGKTGASYATRKTPSEISSLFDALDALRSKLTERDALDREKLKLTAQLRQLAETDGLTGILNRGALEQRAASMLAARSEQQPLPLILLDIDHFKRINDNYGHIAGDEVLKETARRLQAALRPTDVIARFGGEEFAILLTDPTAQPDQIAERLRSAFLAAPFSLDTGATLNVTASFGVAAMAPADGSWPDLVEAADQALYEAKAAGRNRVVARAAA